Proteins found in one Desulfovermiculus halophilus DSM 18834 genomic segment:
- a CDS encoding universal stress protein encodes MELTIRKILLATDFSKNAWQALRYAAALAVQNKASVVCLHVLPEIPKELSYSGGPNLLYGYGPGYSGVPMSGRRSKDGKHSDPASSEGRERAEELARDHIRSLIMKLKAESREAVVKPEDSLIRIGNPVESILHQVENGDYDLVVMGRRGHGSLRGPRTGGVALGVVSRSSTPVLVVGTPKS; translated from the coding sequence ATGGAATTGACGATCAGAAAGATTCTCTTGGCCACTGATTTTTCCAAGAATGCCTGGCAGGCCCTGCGCTATGCCGCAGCCCTGGCTGTGCAGAACAAGGCCAGCGTGGTCTGTTTGCACGTCCTGCCGGAGATTCCCAAGGAACTCAGCTATTCCGGAGGTCCCAACCTCCTGTACGGATACGGCCCGGGGTATTCCGGAGTGCCCATGAGCGGTCGCAGAAGCAAGGATGGAAAACATTCCGACCCTGCGTCCTCTGAAGGCAGAGAACGGGCCGAGGAGCTGGCCCGGGACCATATCCGCAGCCTGATCATGAAGCTCAAGGCCGAAAGCAGAGAGGCTGTGGTCAAACCCGAGGACAGCCTGATCCGGATAGGAAACCCGGTGGAATCCATTCTGCACCAGGTGGAAAACGGAGACTACGATCTGGTGGTCATGGGCCGCCGGGGCCACGGCAGCTTGCGCGGGCCGCGGACCGGAGGCGTTGCCCTGGGCGTGGTCAGCCGGTCATCCACGCCGGTGCTGGTGGTGGGGACGCCCAAGTCCTAA
- the lysS gene encoding lysine--tRNA ligase codes for MAKKKQPASQSQVLQQRNEKAAYLENAGVDLFPNEIHKDRDIASVVQEYTPKPAEDLEQDKTVFTLCGRIMALRSFGKATFLHVQDESDRLQVFVQRDTVGQEEYTRFKKFDIGDIIGVSGTLFRTKTNELTLNAQDIKLLSKSFRPLPEKYHGLKDVESRYRQRYVDLIVNPRARSIFRTRNRIVRLMRDFLDSRGFMEVETPMMQPIPGGATAKPFETYHNALDMTLYLRIAPELYLKRLLVGGFEQVYEINRNFRNEGISTQHNPEFTMLEFYWAYATFHDLMDLTEEMFASLAREVLGSTRLTYQEQDIDLSPPWQRLTFHQSLETIGGLRPEQYQDQEQATQLVQKLGENVHVSETLGKVQAKLFDLLVEPKLIQPHFIYQYPTDISPLSRRNEQDPSVTDRFELFISGREMANAFSELNDPRDQRERFEAQAQAKAQGDEESHFMDEDYIRALEYGMPPAAGEGVGIDRLVMLFTDSPSIREVILFPHLKPEASAE; via the coding sequence TTGGCCAAAAAAAAACAACCCGCATCTCAAAGTCAAGTTCTGCAGCAACGGAACGAAAAAGCCGCTTATCTGGAAAATGCAGGTGTCGACCTCTTTCCCAACGAGATTCACAAAGACAGGGACATCGCATCCGTTGTTCAGGAGTACACCCCCAAGCCGGCCGAAGATCTGGAGCAGGACAAAACCGTCTTCACCCTCTGCGGGCGGATAATGGCTCTTCGTTCTTTCGGCAAGGCCACGTTTCTGCATGTCCAGGACGAGTCCGACCGGCTGCAGGTGTTTGTCCAAAGAGACACTGTGGGCCAGGAAGAGTATACCAGGTTCAAGAAGTTCGATATCGGTGACATCATTGGCGTCTCCGGGACCCTGTTTCGAACCAAGACCAATGAGCTGACTCTGAATGCACAGGATATCAAGCTCTTAAGCAAGTCGTTCCGCCCTTTGCCCGAAAAATACCACGGACTAAAGGATGTTGAGTCCAGGTACCGGCAGCGCTATGTTGATCTGATCGTCAATCCCCGGGCCAGAAGCATCTTCCGGACCAGAAACCGGATTGTGCGCCTGATGCGTGATTTTTTGGACAGCAGGGGCTTCATGGAGGTGGAAACTCCAATGATGCAGCCCATCCCGGGCGGCGCAACAGCCAAGCCTTTTGAGACCTATCATAACGCTCTGGATATGACCCTGTATCTGCGGATCGCCCCGGAGCTGTATCTCAAGAGGCTCCTTGTGGGCGGTTTTGAGCAGGTGTACGAAATAAACCGCAACTTCCGCAACGAAGGCATCTCTACCCAGCACAATCCTGAATTCACAATGCTTGAATTCTATTGGGCCTATGCGACATTTCACGACCTTATGGACCTGACTGAAGAGATGTTCGCCTCCTTGGCCCGGGAGGTCCTGGGATCCACCCGGCTCACCTATCAGGAGCAGGACATCGACCTCAGTCCACCCTGGCAGCGCCTGACCTTCCATCAGTCCCTGGAAACCATCGGCGGTCTGCGGCCTGAACAGTATCAAGACCAGGAACAGGCCACGCAGCTGGTTCAAAAGCTGGGCGAAAACGTCCATGTCAGCGAGACCCTGGGCAAGGTCCAGGCCAAGCTTTTTGATCTTCTGGTCGAGCCCAAGCTGATCCAGCCCCACTTCATTTACCAGTACCCGACAGACATCTCCCCTTTATCCCGAAGGAACGAGCAGGACCCATCGGTAACCGATCGCTTTGAGCTCTTTATTTCCGGGCGGGAAATGGCCAACGCCTTTTCCGAGCTCAACGATCCCAGGGATCAGCGGGAACGATTTGAAGCCCAGGCCCAGGCCAAGGCCCAGGGCGATGAAGAGAGCCATTTCATGGACGAGGACTATATCCGGGCCCTGGAATACGGCATGCCTCCGGCAGCGGGTGAAGGCGTGGGCATTGACCGCCTGGTCATGCTGTTTACGGACTCCCCTTCGATCCGGGAGGTCATCCTGTTTCCTCATCTTAAACCTGAAGCTTCTGCTGAGTAA